The region GCGCCCAATAAAAAAATTTTGATGATAGTTAAATATTACTTAATTAGTTGGGTTTGCAAAACTTATGGATTTAATTATTAAAGACAAATTGTTTTGACTTTTCAGTATTTTTAGCTAAACTGAATAATAAATACATTGTAGCCAGTGGATTTATCGTATATAAATTTCCTTTTTTGAGAGCTTTGAAAATCTATACAAACTGTCACTTATAAGATTTCTCCTTCCAGCCGAAATGACAAAGTGCGTATTTTTCAAAGGTCTCTTTTTGAGGTGGGTTTTATGAAAGAATTCTATAGTAGCGGAATTTCGTATTTAGATGGTCTCATGGGAGGGGTTTTGCTTGGGGATAATGTAGTTTGGGTGTTGGGACCAGGAACGTATTTTGATTATTTTTTGGAATGTTTTTTGACTGTAAAGGAGGATAATCCTTTCAAGAATATCTATGTGAGCTTTGATTTCCCTCCTCAAAAGATATACACACGTTATAAGGAGTCTTTCGATAAAGAGGATTTTATTCTTGTGGATGCCTTTACATTCGGAAAGGCAAAGGGTGATGAGTTCTTTCAATCCTTTTACAAAAGTGAAACTACTGGATCCGAGTCGTTTCGTATACACTGTATAAAAGACCTGTCTGACCCTACCGAATTTATAAAGGTCATTCGTGAATTGCAAAATGAATTTAAAGAGGGTAGCTTGTGTAAATATGCCTTTGATAGTCTGACAGGGATGCAAGAACTATGGGGCGAAAAAGAAACCCTTCATTTCTTTACATATACCTGTCCCAAACTCTTTGAGCTAAAGGCATTAGCTTACTGGCCCTTGGCTAAGGATGCTCATTCTAAAGCGTTCTTAGCAAATATAAGCCATATAACCCAATTGGTAATTAATTTAGATTCTCAGGGGGACAGTACCTGTACAGCAGGATTTTTAAAGATGGATGGCAGGCCTTCTCAGTTGTTGAACGGCGTTCATTACTATAATTTTAAAGACAATAAGATAAATTTCCTGGAACCCTCTGAACAGGAAGATGAACGAAGATTTAAAACATATGGATTGTCTTATCAGGGGAGAGATTCGGAAAGGATTCCGAGTTTTTTAC is a window of Thermodesulfobacteriota bacterium DNA encoding:
- a CDS encoding helix-turn-helix transcriptional regulator, coding for MKEFYSSGISYLDGLMGGVLLGDNVVWVLGPGTYFDYFLECFLTVKEDNPFKNIYVSFDFPPQKIYTRYKESFDKEDFILVDAFTFGKAKGDEFFQSFYKSETTGSESFRIHCIKDLSDPTEFIKVIRELQNEFKEGSLCKYAFDSLTGMQELWGEKETLHFFTYTCPKLFELKALAYWPLAKDAHSKAFLANISHITQLVINLDSQGDSTCTAGFLKMDGRPSQLLNGVHYYNFKDNKINFLEPSEQEDERRFKTYGLSYQGRDSERIPSFLRNKDRINIGSRIKDFRLKKNISQVELARILNITPSALSQIESNQSLPSLQLFVDIARCLEKSLDSFFIDSPAPLKSQRQNRREKG